In Nicotiana tabacum cultivar K326 chromosome 17, ASM71507v2, whole genome shotgun sequence, one DNA window encodes the following:
- the LOC107771501 gene encoding uncharacterized protein LOC107771501, translating into MGYVQEARENHVKKKVEEALRSKMKQKALQQCNHYTAKYAECASGRTLSVVWQCRKQAKELNGCLHQYTNDSVLEEMKKEYMLQQDGKEPPRA; encoded by the exons ATGGGATACGTGCAGGAAGCCCGAGAAAATCACGTCAAGAAGAAGGTCGAAGAAG CTTTGCGCAGTAAAATGAAGCAGAAAGCACTTCAACAATGCAATCACTACACTGCAAAGTATGCTGAATGTGCCTCAGGAAGAACATTATCTGTTGTTTGGCAGTGCCGCAAACAAGCTAAAGAATTAAATGGGTGCCTCCATCAGTA TACAAATGACTCTGTTttggaagaaatgaagaaagaaTACATGCTTCAACAAGACGGGAAGGAACCACCTAGAGCTTGA
- the LOC107771502 gene encoding UDP-glucosyltransferase 29-like, giving the protein MNGFMDNQKPLRVLMFPWLGYGHISPFLELAKKLSQRNFTIYLCSTPINLSSIKKNLSPEFSPSIQFLELNLQTLPNLPPCHHTTNGLPPHLMNTLKEAFDLASPDFTLILKTLKPDLLIYDFLQPWAPKAAAELKIPAVEFISSSATMTSYMLHVFNNPGIKFPFSSICYRDYEMARIEKDESSMPVEKLEEDKKRVRDCFYLSSDLVLIKSFKEIEGKYSDYITNLTGKKVVPLGPLVQEPTIDDGESELITWLNEKEEKSTIFVSFGSEYFLSKEDLLEIAYGLEKSKVNFIWPIRFQKGEDLELEEALPKGFFNRVGNRGNVFKGWAPQAKILEHSSIGGFVSHCGWSSVMESMKYGVPIIAMPMHIDQPVNSRLVEEVGIAVEVVRDSNAKLHREEVAAIINQVVVEKDGEFVRQKARDMKEMLRSKGDEEIEEVAKELEKLCAKKTHCSIEAL; this is encoded by the coding sequence ATGAATGGTTTTATGGATAATCAAAAACCACTTCGAGTTTTGATGTTTCCATGGTTGGGCTATGGCCATATCTCTCCCTTCTTAGAGTTAGCCAAAAAGCTCAGCCAAAGAAACTTCACTATTTACTTGTGTTCTACGCCAATAAACCTAAGCTCTATTAAGAAAAACCTTAGCCCAGAATTTTCACCATCAATCCAATTCTTGGAACTTAATCTCCAAACTTTACCTAATCTTCCTCCTTGTCACCACACCACAAATGGTCTCCCACCTCATCTTATGAACACTCTCAAAGAAGCTTTTGACTTAGCCAGTCCTGATTTTACCCTAATCTTGAAAACCCTAAAACCtgatttattgatttatgattttCTCCAACCTTGGGCTCCAAAGGCTGCTGCTGAGTTAAAAATCCCTGCTGTTGAATTTATTAGTAGTAGCGCTACAATGACTTCTTATATGTTGCATGTGTTCAACAACCCAGGTATAAAATTTCCCTTCTCGTCTATTTGTTATCGTGACTATGAGATGGCTCGTATAGAGAAAGATGAATCATCTATGCCTGTGGAAAAGCTTGAGGAAGATAAGAAGCGAGTTAGAGATTGTTTTTACCTATCTAGTGATCTTGTTTTGATAAAAAGTTTTAAGGAGATTGAGGGTAAGTATAGTGATTATATCACTAATTTAACTGGGAAAAAAGTTGTACCACTTGGTCCATTAGTTCAAGAACCTACTATTGATGATGGAGAATCAGAGTTAATAACATGGTTGAATGAAAAGGAGGAGAAATCCACAATTTTTGTATCTTTTGGAAGTGAATATTTTTTGTCCAAGGAAGATTTATTGGAGATTGCTTATGGGTTGGAAAAGAGTAAGGTGAATTTTATATGGCCTATAAGGTTCCAAAAAGGGGAAGATCTTGAACTTGAAGAGGCATTACCTAAAGGGTTTTTCAATAGGGTAGGGAATAGGGGAAACGTTTTTAAAGGATGGGCACCACAGGCAAAAATCTTGGAGCATTCAAGTATTGGCGGATTTGTGAGTCATTGCGGATGGAGTTCTGTAATGGAAAGCATGAAATATGGTGTTCCAATTATCGCTATGCCAATGCATATTGATCAACCAGTTAATTCTAGGCTTGTTGAAGAGGTTGGTATTGCTGTGGAAGTTGTGAGGGATAGTAATGCAAAACTTCATAGAGAGGAAGTTGCAGCCATAATCAACCAAGTGGTGGTGGAGAAGGATGGTGAATttgtgaggcaaaaggcaagGGATATGAAGGAAATGCTTCGTTCCAAAGgagatgaagaaattgaagaagttgCAAAGGAGTTGGAAAAGCTTTGTGCTAAGAAAACTCACTGTTCTATCGAAGCTCTTTAG